The following proteins come from a genomic window of Maribacter sp. HTCC2170:
- the ilvC gene encoding ketol-acid reductoisomerase, whose protein sequence is MTNYFNTLSLRDRLTQLGKCRFMDSSEFSDGVTALKGKKIVIVGCGAQGLNQGLNMRDSGLDIAYTLREAAIKEKRQSYKNATENGFTVGTYEELVPSADLVINLTPDKQHTNVVSAVMPLMKDGATLSYSHGFNIVEEGMQVRKDLTVIMVAPKSPGSEVREEYKRGFGVPTLIAVHPDNDPQGKGLEQAKAYAAGTGGHKAGVLESSFVAEVKSDLMGEQTILCGLLQTGSILCFDKMIEKGIDAGYASKLIQYGWETVTEGLKYGGITNMMDRLSNPAKIKAFELSEELKDIMRPLFHKHMDDIMSGHFSKTMMEDWANDDKNLLSWRAATGETAFEKTPAGDMNISEQEFYDNGVLMVAMVRAGVELAYESMTESGIIGESAYYESLHETPLIANTIARKKLFEMNRVISDTAEYGCYLFDHACKPLLGDFMKGIDTDVIGTHFGEGKDNGVDNAKLITVNKALRDHDVEIVGARLRASMTAMKPIV, encoded by the coding sequence ATGACAAATTATTTTAATACACTATCATTACGTGATCGATTAACGCAGCTGGGAAAATGTAGGTTCATGGATTCTTCTGAATTTTCTGATGGTGTTACCGCTTTGAAAGGAAAAAAAATAGTTATTGTTGGTTGTGGCGCTCAGGGCCTTAACCAAGGGTTGAACATGAGAGATTCAGGTCTTGATATCGCCTATACCTTGCGAGAAGCAGCAATAAAAGAGAAAAGACAATCTTATAAAAACGCAACCGAGAATGGTTTCACCGTAGGTACTTATGAGGAATTGGTTCCTTCTGCAGATTTGGTTATCAATCTAACTCCGGATAAACAGCACACTAATGTGGTAAGCGCCGTGATGCCATTAATGAAAGATGGGGCCACACTGTCCTATTCGCATGGTTTTAATATTGTAGAAGAAGGTATGCAAGTAAGAAAAGATCTTACTGTAATCATGGTTGCTCCTAAAAGCCCAGGTTCTGAGGTACGTGAGGAATATAAAAGAGGATTTGGAGTACCAACATTAATTGCGGTACACCCAGACAATGACCCTCAAGGAAAAGGTTTAGAGCAAGCTAAAGCATATGCAGCGGGCACAGGCGGACACAAAGCTGGTGTCTTGGAATCTTCTTTCGTAGCTGAAGTAAAATCAGATTTAATGGGAGAACAGACCATTTTATGTGGACTGCTTCAAACAGGTTCAATTCTTTGTTTCGATAAAATGATTGAAAAAGGAATTGATGCTGGTTATGCATCAAAACTAATTCAGTACGGTTGGGAAACTGTTACTGAAGGTTTAAAATATGGTGGAATCACCAACATGATGGATCGTTTATCAAATCCTGCGAAAATCAAGGCATTTGAACTTTCCGAAGAACTTAAAGATATTATGCGTCCCTTGTTCCATAAGCACATGGATGATATCATGAGTGGCCATTTCTCAAAAACCATGATGGAAGATTGGGCCAATGATGATAAAAACCTATTAAGTTGGAGAGCTGCAACTGGTGAAACTGCTTTTGAAAAGACACCAGCTGGTGATATGAACATCAGTGAGCAAGAGTTTTATGACAATGGTGTTTTGATGGTAGCCATGGTTCGCGCTGGTGTTGAATTGGCATACGAATCTATGACCGAATCTGGAATAATTGGTGAATCTGCATATTATGAATCATTGCACGAAACCCCATTGATTGCGAACACGATCGCTAGAAAGAAATTATTTGAAATGAACCGTGTTATCTCTGATACAGCTGAATATGGTTGTTATCTTTTTGATCATGCCTGTAAGCCTTTATTGGGTGATTTCATGAAAGGTATTGATACTGATGTTATAGGTACCCATTTTGGAGAAGGAAAAGACAATGGAGTAGATAATGCCAAATTAATCACTGTTAATAAGGCATTGAGGGATCATGATGTTGAGATTGTTGGGGCACGTCTTCGTGCGTCGATGACTGCAATGAAGCCAATAGTCTAA
- the ilvD gene encoding dihydroxy-acid dehydratase gives MELNKYSKNVTQDPTQPAAQAMLYAIGFKDEDFKKPLVGIASTGYEGNPCNMHLNDLAKLVKDGVNSKETVGLIFNTIGVSDGISMGTPGMRFSLPSRDIIADSMETVVQGMSYDALVTVVGCDKNMPGALMAMLRLNRPSILVYGGTIASGCHNDRKLDIVSAFEAWGEKVAGTMEESEYKSIIRKAIPGAGACGGMYTANTMASAIEALGMSLPYNSSNPADNYLKENECIEAGKQMRVLIEKDIKPLDIVTRKSLENAIRLVTIMGGSTNAVLHFLAIARAADIEFTLQDFQHISDTTPFIADLKPSGKYLMEDVHRVGGIPAVLKYLLKNGLLHGDCLTVTGKTLAENLENVPDLEEGQDVIMPLDKPIKATGHLRMLYGNLAENGSVAKITGKEGLVFKGTAKVFNSEYDANDGIRTGLVKKGDVVVIRYEGPKGGPGMPEMLKPTAAIMGAGLGKEVALITDGRFSGGTHGFVVGHISPEAQEGGTIGLVKNGDIITIDAETNSINVAVSDEELAKRKTEWVQPELKFKKGVLYKYARSVSSAAEGCVTDEF, from the coding sequence ATGGAATTGAATAAATACAGTAAAAACGTTACCCAAGACCCCACACAACCAGCTGCTCAAGCAATGTTGTATGCCATAGGTTTTAAAGATGAAGATTTTAAAAAACCATTAGTTGGTATCGCAAGTACGGGATATGAGGGCAACCCTTGTAACATGCATTTGAATGATTTGGCCAAATTGGTCAAGGACGGCGTGAATTCAAAGGAAACGGTTGGTTTGATTTTCAATACAATTGGGGTGAGTGATGGAATATCCATGGGAACTCCTGGAATGCGTTTTTCATTACCATCAAGGGATATTATTGCCGATTCAATGGAAACGGTTGTCCAAGGAATGTCGTATGACGCCTTGGTAACGGTGGTAGGCTGTGATAAAAATATGCCGGGAGCATTAATGGCCATGTTAAGATTGAATAGGCCATCAATATTGGTATACGGCGGTACAATTGCCTCTGGATGTCATAATGATAGAAAATTGGATATTGTTTCTGCTTTTGAAGCTTGGGGAGAAAAAGTGGCTGGTACCATGGAGGAGTCTGAGTATAAAAGTATAATAAGGAAAGCGATTCCTGGGGCAGGTGCTTGTGGTGGTATGTACACGGCAAATACCATGGCTTCAGCCATTGAAGCTTTGGGAATGTCATTGCCTTATAATTCTTCCAACCCTGCAGACAATTATCTCAAAGAGAATGAATGTATTGAAGCAGGTAAGCAAATGCGCGTACTTATTGAGAAAGATATTAAACCACTGGACATTGTAACTCGTAAGTCATTGGAAAATGCGATTCGTTTAGTTACTATCATGGGTGGCTCAACAAATGCAGTATTACATTTCTTGGCAATTGCTAGAGCCGCAGATATAGAATTTACACTACAAGATTTTCAACATATTAGTGATACAACACCTTTTATTGCAGATTTAAAGCCAAGTGGCAAATATTTAATGGAAGATGTGCACCGTGTAGGTGGTATACCGGCTGTATTGAAATATTTATTGAAAAACGGACTTTTACATGGGGATTGTTTAACGGTTACTGGCAAGACATTGGCTGAAAATCTTGAAAATGTCCCAGATTTAGAAGAGGGGCAAGATGTAATTATGCCTTTGGACAAACCAATAAAAGCAACCGGACATTTACGCATGCTTTATGGGAATCTGGCAGAAAATGGTTCAGTTGCAAAAATTACGGGAAAAGAAGGTTTGGTGTTTAAAGGAACTGCCAAAGTGTTTAATAGCGAGTATGACGCCAATGATGGTATTCGAACTGGATTGGTGAAAAAGGGTGATGTTGTTGTAATTCGATATGAAGGGCCTAAAGGAGGTCCTGGAATGCCAGAAATGTTGAAACCAACAGCAGCAATTATGGGAGCTGGTTTAGGAAAAGAAGTAGCCTTGATTACAGATGGTCGTTTTTCAGGAGGAACACACGGTTTTGTAGTAGGACATATTTCACCCGAAGCTCAAGAAGGTGGTACAATTGGTTTGGTTAAAAATGGTGACATAATTACCATTGATGCTGAAACTAATTCAATCAATGTTGCTGTTTCTGATGAAGAATTGGCAAAACGAAAGACCGAATGGGTACAACCAGAATTAAAATTCAAAAAGGGCGTGCTTTATAAATATGCGCGTTCGGTTTCATCTGCTGCGGAAGGTTGCGTAACGGATGAGTTTTAA
- a CDS encoding NADP-dependent glyceraldehyde-3-phosphate dehydrogenase yields MTIPEIYKITNTIDQTAYLIDGELKTWKGKSTEVYSTISSTKDYKPTLLGSIPDMGEKEALEALKGATDAYNKGQGAWPTMQVKDRIECMEIFVEKMKTKRDEVVKLLMWEIGKSLPDSQKEFDRTIEYIYDTIEDCKQLDRDAAKFEKNDGVYAHIKRGPLGVVLCLGPYNYPLNETFALLIPAIIMGNTTVFKPAKHGVLLITPLLDAFQSSFPKGVVNILFGRGRAVAAPIMQTGKIDALALIGNSKSANALQEQHPKSNRLRLVLGLEAKNPAIILPDADLGLTVQECLAGTLSFNGQRCTALKVIYAHENIVDGFNSQFAEQVDTLKFGNPWDKGAKLTPLPEPGKSDYIQELIDDAVSKGAKILNKKGGKRFDNFIWPAVLYPVTKDMRVYQEEQFGPVIPIVPFKDIEEPLDDMADSNYGQQVSLFGKDVYALAPLIDSLVNLVCRVNLNSSCQRGPDVYPFTGRKDSAQSTLSVHDALRSFSIRTFVAFKDNELNNETIEKLLETKLSNFVSTDYIL; encoded by the coding sequence ATGACAATACCAGAGATATATAAAATCACAAATACCATAGATCAGACAGCATATCTTATTGATGGGGAATTAAAAACTTGGAAAGGAAAGTCCACCGAAGTGTATTCCACTATTTCGTCCACAAAGGATTATAAACCTACTTTATTGGGAAGTATCCCAGATATGGGCGAAAAAGAGGCTTTAGAGGCATTGAAAGGTGCAACAGATGCCTATAACAAGGGTCAAGGAGCTTGGCCTACCATGCAAGTAAAAGACCGTATTGAATGCATGGAGATCTTTGTTGAGAAAATGAAGACCAAACGGGACGAAGTAGTTAAGCTGTTGATGTGGGAGATTGGAAAATCATTACCTGATTCACAAAAGGAATTTGATCGTACAATCGAATATATCTACGATACCATTGAAGATTGCAAACAATTGGACCGTGATGCGGCCAAGTTTGAAAAAAACGATGGTGTTTATGCCCATATAAAAAGGGGGCCTTTAGGTGTTGTTTTGTGTTTAGGGCCTTATAACTATCCTTTGAATGAGACATTTGCTTTGTTGATTCCTGCGATTATCATGGGGAATACTACGGTATTTAAGCCAGCAAAACATGGGGTGTTATTGATTACACCACTGTTGGATGCATTTCAGAGTAGTTTTCCCAAGGGAGTGGTTAATATTTTGTTTGGTCGTGGTAGGGCTGTAGCGGCCCCGATTATGCAAACAGGAAAGATTGATGCATTGGCACTGATAGGGAACAGTAAATCGGCCAATGCATTGCAAGAGCAGCATCCAAAAAGTAACCGATTGCGATTGGTACTTGGGCTTGAGGCCAAGAACCCGGCAATAATTTTGCCAGATGCTGATTTAGGTTTGACCGTTCAGGAGTGTTTGGCAGGTACTTTGTCTTTTAACGGGCAACGTTGTACAGCTTTAAAAGTAATTTATGCCCATGAGAATATTGTGGATGGTTTCAATAGTCAATTTGCAGAACAGGTAGATACCCTAAAATTTGGAAATCCCTGGGATAAAGGAGCAAAGCTCACCCCATTACCAGAACCAGGAAAATCAGATTACATTCAAGAACTTATTGATGATGCAGTTTCTAAAGGGGCGAAGATTTTGAATAAAAAAGGAGGAAAACGCTTTGATAATTTCATTTGGCCAGCAGTATTATATCCTGTTACAAAAGATATGCGGGTATATCAAGAAGAACAATTTGGCCCTGTAATACCCATTGTACCGTTTAAGGATATTGAGGAGCCTTTGGATGATATGGCGGATAGTAATTACGGGCAACAGGTGAGTCTCTTTGGGAAAGATGTGTATGCCTTGGCTCCGTTGATTGATTCTTTGGTGAACTTGGTGTGCCGGGTTAATTTGAACAGTTCCTGTCAACGTGGTCCAGACGTCTATCCATTCACGGGAAGAAAAGATTCTGCCCAATCAACCCTGAGCGTGCATGACGCCTTGCGCTCATTTTCTATACGGACCTTTGTTGCTTTTAAAGACAATGAATTGAATAATGAGACCATTGAAAAACTCTTAGAAACCAAGCTTTCCAATTTTGTGAGTACTGACTATATATTGTAG
- the ilvA gene encoding threonine ammonia-lyase IlvA, which translates to MAYFPDLDDVKKAEKTIRQVADVTPLSKSIRLSKKYNANVLLKREDLHRVRSYKIRGAFNKISSLSKEELSKGVVCASAGNHAQGVAFACNHLRIKGTVYMPSVTPRQKIEQTKMFGGDFITVVLEGDTFDDSSKAALLFCEEQQKTFVHPFDDEKVIEGQATIGLELLDQTTEPIDYIFVAIGGGGLASGLCAVFEKLSSNTKIIGVEPEGAPSMKVSIEKGKNTRLEQIDKFIDGAAVQRVGDLPFTICQEHLDQMKTVPEGKVCQSILDLYNRDAIVVEPAGALTVACLDGFTDEIKDKNIVCIVSGGNNDITRTAEIKERALLYGQLKHYFIVRFPQRPGALKQFVAEILGPNDDITHFEYSKKSSRENAPAIVGIELKSATDLQPLIQRMKANNFYGDYLNDKPDLFQYLV; encoded by the coding sequence ATGGCGTATTTTCCAGATTTAGACGATGTTAAAAAGGCTGAAAAGACCATTCGGCAAGTAGCTGATGTTACTCCATTGTCCAAGAGCATACGATTGTCCAAGAAATACAACGCTAATGTTCTTTTAAAAAGAGAGGATCTACATAGGGTTCGCTCGTATAAGATACGGGGTGCATTCAATAAGATAAGTTCGCTTTCAAAAGAAGAGTTGTCAAAAGGGGTTGTATGTGCCAGTGCAGGCAATCACGCACAGGGTGTGGCCTTTGCCTGTAACCATTTAAGAATAAAAGGAACGGTGTATATGCCATCGGTTACGCCGAGACAGAAAATTGAGCAAACCAAAATGTTTGGCGGTGACTTTATAACTGTTGTGCTTGAAGGAGATACTTTTGACGATTCTTCTAAGGCCGCTTTGCTATTTTGTGAGGAACAACAGAAGACTTTTGTACATCCATTTGATGATGAAAAGGTTATAGAAGGACAGGCTACCATTGGTTTGGAGCTTTTAGATCAGACCACTGAACCCATAGATTACATATTTGTTGCTATTGGTGGTGGTGGACTCGCTTCAGGACTCTGCGCGGTTTTCGAAAAGTTGTCATCCAATACCAAAATTATTGGTGTAGAGCCAGAAGGTGCTCCATCAATGAAAGTTTCAATCGAAAAAGGCAAAAATACCCGATTGGAACAAATTGACAAGTTTATTGACGGTGCTGCAGTTCAAAGGGTAGGAGATTTGCCATTTACCATTTGTCAAGAGCATTTAGACCAAATGAAAACTGTTCCCGAGGGCAAGGTTTGTCAATCTATTTTAGACCTCTATAATAGAGATGCAATAGTCGTTGAGCCTGCAGGTGCTTTGACCGTTGCCTGCTTGGATGGTTTTACAGATGAAATCAAAGACAAGAATATTGTTTGTATTGTAAGTGGAGGTAACAATGATATAACCCGTACAGCTGAGATTAAGGAACGGGCATTGTTGTATGGTCAATTAAAACACTATTTTATTGTTCGTTTTCCACAGCGTCCTGGTGCATTAAAACAGTTCGTGGCAGAGATATTGGGTCCAAATGATGATATTACCCATTTCGAGTATTCCAAAAAATCAAGCAGGGAAAATGCTCCTGCAATAGTGGGAATAGAATTAAAAAGTGCTACAGACCTTCAACCTCTGATTCAGCGAATGAAAGCCAATAACTTTTATGGCGACTATTTAAATGATAAACCAGATCTATTCCAGTATTTGGTTTAG
- the ilvB gene encoding biosynthetic-type acetolactate synthase large subunit, whose translation METLKEKKNKTEKAATIRISGAEAIIHCLLAEGVDILYGYPGGAIMPVYDELYKFQDKLTHILTRHEQGATHAAQGYARVSGKVGVAMATSGPGATNLVTGLADAQIDSTPMVCITGQVPRHLLGSDAFQETDIIGISTPVTKWNHQVTKVEEIPEVMAKAFYIAKSGRPGPVLIDITKNAQFDELDFSYEHCTGVRSYKPVPEPNIDAIDAAAALINSAKKPMIVFGQGVILGHAEEELKKLIEKAGIPAAWTILGLSALDSDHQLNVGMVGMHGNYAPNILTNECDVLIAIGMRFDDRVTGSLDTYAKQAKVIHFEIDPAEINKNVPVDVAVLGDSKETLGLLLPKIDKNSHESWHNEFKKRYQIEFDAVIEKELHPTKEGMTMAEVINEINEASGHKAVIVSDVGQHQMIACRYSKFKQSKSNITSGGLGTMGFALPAAIGAKMGAMEREVVAVIGDGGYQMTIQELGTIFQNKTPVKIVVLNNDHLGMVRQWQELFFESRYASTVMSNPNFVKIAEGYDITAKKVTERKDLKASVEEMMASKDAYFLEVAVEKEDNVFPMIPSGASVSDIRLK comes from the coding sequence ATGGAGACATTAAAGGAAAAAAAGAATAAAACCGAGAAAGCAGCCACGATAAGGATAAGTGGAGCAGAAGCAATAATTCACTGTTTATTGGCTGAAGGGGTCGATATACTCTATGGTTACCCTGGTGGGGCTATTATGCCTGTGTATGATGAGCTATATAAGTTTCAGGATAAGTTAACCCATATTTTAACCCGTCATGAACAAGGTGCTACCCATGCTGCACAGGGTTATGCAAGAGTTTCTGGTAAAGTAGGGGTTGCTATGGCAACTTCTGGCCCTGGAGCAACTAATTTGGTGACAGGTTTGGCTGATGCTCAAATCGATTCTACACCAATGGTCTGCATCACTGGGCAGGTGCCAAGACATTTATTAGGCTCGGATGCATTTCAAGAAACAGATATTATTGGAATTTCAACTCCAGTTACTAAGTGGAACCATCAAGTTACCAAAGTTGAGGAAATCCCAGAGGTAATGGCAAAAGCTTTTTACATCGCAAAATCGGGTCGACCAGGTCCGGTATTGATTGATATTACCAAAAATGCGCAATTTGATGAATTGGACTTCAGCTATGAGCATTGCACAGGTGTTCGCAGTTACAAGCCTGTTCCTGAACCCAACATAGATGCTATTGACGCTGCAGCGGCTTTGATTAATTCTGCCAAGAAACCAATGATTGTTTTCGGCCAAGGGGTAATATTAGGTCATGCAGAGGAAGAATTAAAGAAATTGATAGAAAAAGCAGGGATACCTGCCGCCTGGACTATTTTAGGGTTATCTGCACTTGATTCCGACCATCAATTGAATGTTGGTATGGTGGGTATGCATGGCAATTATGCGCCCAATATTCTAACCAACGAATGTGATGTTCTAATTGCTATAGGAATGCGGTTTGATGACAGGGTAACAGGTAGTTTGGATACTTATGCGAAACAGGCGAAAGTCATCCATTTTGAGATAGACCCGGCTGAGATTAATAAGAATGTCCCTGTAGATGTTGCTGTATTAGGCGATTCAAAAGAAACACTTGGTCTATTATTACCCAAGATTGATAAAAACAGCCACGAATCATGGCATAATGAGTTCAAGAAAAGGTACCAGATAGAGTTTGATGCGGTTATTGAGAAAGAATTGCACCCAACCAAGGAAGGTATGACCATGGCCGAGGTAATCAATGAGATTAATGAGGCTTCAGGACACAAAGCGGTTATAGTAAGTGATGTTGGTCAACATCAGATGATTGCTTGTAGGTACTCAAAATTCAAACAATCCAAGAGTAATATTACCTCTGGAGGATTGGGTACCATGGGGTTTGCATTGCCTGCGGCAATTGGCGCTAAAATGGGTGCTATGGAAAGGGAAGTTGTAGCTGTTATTGGTGACGGAGGTTACCAAATGACAATTCAAGAGTTGGGAACGATATTTCAAAACAAAACCCCAGTAAAAATAGTTGTGCTGAATAATGACCATTTAGGTATGGTACGCCAATGGCAAGAATTATTCTTTGAAAGTAGATATGCTTCAACGGTAATGAGTAATCCTAATTTTGTGAAGATTGCTGAAGGTTATGATATAACAGCTAAAAAAGTTACCGAGCGCAAGGATTTAAAAGCTAGTGTAGAAGAAATGATGGCCTCGAAAGATGCTTATTTCTTGGAAGTAGCTGTTGAAAAAGAAGATAACGTTTTCCCTATGATTCCATCTGGGGCTTCGGTATCGGATATTAGATTAAAGTAA
- a CDS encoding CotH kinase family protein — MRQLFRQPTFIYFFLMICVVITESCSKDDTVLTQEPKAEEDVNFPQIEFNTNGSVPIVSKSVYVDGVLKVNAQSTNNDLTIDAQIRGRGNSTWGYPKKPYKIKLSSEESILGLAPEKDWVLLSNYLDGTHLLNAVGMKIGQLLEMPFTNTITPVEVTINNEYQGLYMLTEQIEVKPNRVDVGEDGLLLNLDTNYDEEWQFRSSAYDLPVTVKYPKMIDAVKLTSIQSEFETLETLVAQADFPNNEYLDYIDDVSIAKYLIVYMLTGNEEINHPKSTYLYKTSMGKFTMGPIWDFDWGFAFEGTFQHFSVFDRPLFWSSSSSGTQFFSRLMSDPRIELLMKEHWTAFKDNHLTELLAYIDEYALTFKKQKLGILVYGRQTMRVQMN; from the coding sequence ATGCGTCAATTATTTAGGCAACCAACTTTTATTTATTTCTTTTTAATGATCTGTGTTGTTATCACAGAAAGTTGCTCTAAAGATGATACCGTTCTAACGCAAGAACCAAAGGCAGAAGAAGATGTAAACTTTCCTCAGATTGAGTTTAACACAAACGGAAGCGTTCCCATTGTTTCTAAAAGTGTTTATGTTGATGGGGTTCTGAAAGTAAATGCGCAATCAACAAATAATGATTTAACAATCGATGCCCAAATAAGAGGCAGGGGCAATTCGACTTGGGGCTACCCAAAAAAACCGTACAAAATAAAATTGAGCAGTGAAGAGTCCATTTTAGGGTTGGCACCTGAAAAAGATTGGGTGCTATTGTCCAACTATCTCGATGGCACTCATTTATTGAATGCCGTGGGCATGAAAATTGGACAATTGCTTGAAATGCCTTTTACGAATACTATTACACCTGTTGAAGTAACCATAAACAATGAATACCAAGGGTTATACATGCTAACGGAGCAAATAGAAGTAAAACCCAATCGTGTTGATGTTGGTGAAGATGGTCTATTGCTGAATTTAGACACCAATTATGATGAAGAATGGCAGTTCAGATCAAGTGCTTACGATTTACCAGTGACTGTAAAATATCCGAAAATGATCGATGCCGTTAAATTGACATCTATTCAAAGTGAATTTGAAACATTGGAAACATTGGTTGCTCAAGCGGATTTTCCAAATAATGAATATCTTGATTATATAGATGATGTTTCTATTGCCAAATATTTGATTGTGTATATGCTTACCGGTAATGAAGAAATCAATCACCCTAAAAGTACCTACCTGTATAAAACAAGTATGGGAAAATTTACCATGGGGCCAATATGGGATTTTGATTGGGGCTTTGCTTTTGAAGGCACATTTCAACATTTTAGTGTTTTTGACAGGCCTTTATTTTGGTCATCTTCGTCCAGTGGCACCCAGTTCTTTTCAAGATTGATGTCCGACCCCAGAATTGAATTATTGATGAAGGAACATTGGACGGCTTTTAAAGACAATCACCTTACAGAGTTGCTAGCCTATATAGATGAATATGCCCTTACATTCAAGAAGCAAAAGTTAGGGATTTTGGTGTATGGGAGGCAAACGATGCGGGTGCAAATGAACTGA
- a CDS encoding DUF2806 domain-containing protein — protein sequence MPEFNLIKLEGKPIEKLIDVISKGIGTLYKPRSIRKEADAKAYEIGMIENAKSKALAEGKENEAETYLRIQERILFKELERQNNIDQIAEIAAKQLQQESNVSEEPVSKDWSKRFFNIAEDVSDEEMQEIWGRILAGEIKNPNSYSLRTLELLKNLSKKEADTFIKFANLSVSSNGVSFMLNFKNEPLLEDTYKVNFHERLLLEELGLLTANDLQFKVHATKGNTDLQYFVISKTIIAVEKSPNIPEQQLQILVFTKIGQELLKLVESNSDLEYVKLLASKLRREGVSIKYAAIIEQQADGRVKHTPMMEVPLTDKELEAKKAKEEQERKKNEQKNN from the coding sequence ATGCCTGAATTTAATTTAATAAAATTAGAAGGGAAACCGATAGAAAAACTTATTGATGTAATAAGTAAAGGAATCGGTACATTATATAAACCAAGGTCGATACGAAAAGAAGCTGATGCAAAAGCTTACGAAATCGGAATGATTGAAAATGCGAAATCCAAAGCTTTAGCAGAAGGAAAAGAAAATGAAGCCGAAACATATTTGAGGATTCAAGAAAGAATACTTTTCAAAGAACTTGAGAGACAAAATAACATAGACCAAATTGCTGAAATTGCCGCTAAACAATTACAGCAAGAATCCAATGTGTCTGAAGAACCTGTAAGCAAAGATTGGTCTAAAAGATTTTTTAATATTGCCGAAGATGTTTCCGATGAAGAAATGCAGGAAATTTGGGGTAGAATTTTAGCTGGAGAAATTAAAAATCCTAATTCATATTCATTAAGAACTTTAGAATTACTAAAAAACCTCTCTAAAAAAGAAGCAGATACTTTTATAAAATTTGCGAATTTATCCGTTAGTTCTAATGGTGTTTCTTTTATGCTTAATTTCAAAAATGAGCCTTTATTAGAAGATACATACAAAGTTAATTTTCACGAAAGGCTTCTTTTAGAAGAATTGGGACTTTTAACTGCGAACGATTTGCAATTTAAAGTTCACGCTACAAAGGGAAATACTGATTTGCAATATTTTGTAATCAGTAAAACAATTATAGCTGTAGAAAAATCACCTAACATACCTGAACAGCAATTACAAATATTAGTATTCACCAAAATCGGACAAGAATTACTCAAATTGGTAGAATCAAATTCGGATTTAGAATATGTTAAGTTACTTGCTTCAAAATTACGGAGAGAAGGAGTATCTATAAAGTATGCTGCGATTATTGAACAACAGGCTGACGGAAGAGTTAAACATACACCGATGATGGAAGTTCCATTAACAGACAAGGAATTGGAAGCGAAAAAAGCAAAAGAAGAACAGGAAAGAAAAAAGAATGAACAAAAAAATAACTAA
- the ilvN gene encoding acetolactate synthase small subunit has translation MEKQWFTISVYAENNVGLLNRISGIFLKRHINIESLNVSKSEIGQVSKFTIVVNTAEDWTRKIVQQIEKQIEVIKAFYHDDDDIIYQESALFKIASHLLFDERQIQNIIKESNSQIVTVSRDFFVLAKTGRRHEIDEMHDDLEPYGIMQFVRSGRLAVSKAEMPISTMLNEFHLDK, from the coding sequence ATGGAAAAGCAATGGTTTACAATATCGGTTTATGCTGAAAACAATGTTGGATTGTTAAACAGGATATCAGGAATATTCTTAAAGCGACACATTAATATAGAGAGTCTAAATGTCTCAAAATCAGAAATTGGACAAGTATCAAAATTTACAATAGTTGTAAATACCGCGGAGGACTGGACCCGTAAAATCGTGCAGCAAATAGAGAAGCAGATTGAAGTGATAAAGGCTTTTTATCATGATGATGACGACATCATTTATCAAGAATCCGCTTTGTTCAAAATCGCTTCCCATTTACTTTTTGATGAGCGACAAATACAAAATATAATCAAGGAGAGCAATTCGCAGATTGTGACAGTCTCTAGAGACTTTTTTGTCTTGGCAAAAACAGGACGAAGACATGAAATTGATGAAATGCACGATGATCTTGAACCTTATGGCATAATGCAATTTGTTCGATCAGGGCGTTTGGCCGTTTCAAAAGCTGAAATGCCAATAAGCACTATGTTAAATGAATTTCACTTAGATAAATAA